The genomic interval CTTCCAGACCGTCGAGGAGAACCATTCAGCCACATCGGTTTATCGGTTCGATCTGTCGAGAATCAACAAAAAATCAATCCGTTACTACACGTCCCGCGAACTGGAACCCGGAGACGAATATGCGGAATCCGCACGGGTATACAGCAAGTTCGAGACCGGGCCGCTGGTAAGCTACTCGGGGAGTTATGGCAATCTGAAGTCCATGATCGAGCGTGGAGAGAGTCCATGCCCCGAGGGTTATCGGGTGCCGAATATCCGCGAAGCGAGTCTGATGGCGAACTACATTACTTCGGATGTCAATCCACACTGGTGGCCAGATTACGCCTATGTAAACACCTACTATTCGTTCGGAACTCTTGGTAAGAATTACGACGGGACGAGTACTACGTGGTTCTACAAAGTTAATCACATCACCGTCAACGGATCGGCAACGAGGATTCGTTGTGTCCGGGATATTCAGTAGTTTCGGAGAGAGAGGCTCTCAGTCGGATGGATTCCCCGCTTGACGGCGAATGACATTCTCTCCTGGATTTCCGCCTTGAACGGAAATCCAGGATCGCCAAAGCCCAGAACGGCTTCGGAAACCCCTCGCTGATACCTTCGCCCATAGCGCCCGGTTCAGAACCGGGCGCTTTTTGGGTTGCGGCGCTTTTTATCGACCCAAAAAGCGCCGCAAAAACCATCGTCCCAAATTACGGACCTCAGCACCCCGGCCGCGTCTTTTTTCACGACGTCGGTGCATCGGAATCATTTTTTGCGTATATTTGCGCAACACAAGAGGGGTGCCTTCGAGGAACTACGGTACAGACACCGGGAATGGTGACGCAGCGTCGATGCCGACCCTGCTGATTCCAAAACGATGCCGTCCGGACGCTTTCACGAAAAGGCTGAGATCATACCCTATGAACTTGATGCGGGCAACACCGACGAAAGGACTTGTTCATAGACCGTAATTTCTCACGGGCACATCTTCTGCAAATTACGGATTTCGCATGGAAGTATTCATCAATCGCAAACCTATCGGGGTCGAGGCCCCGATGAGCCTCGACGAGTTGCTGACGCGGGAGGGTATCCCGTCGGAAGGGGTCGCCGTAGCGGTGAACAACCGCGTGGTGCCGCGCGGCGAGTGGGCCGCGACGCCCGTCGAGGAGGGCATGAAGATCACCGTCATCCGAGCCGTCTGCGGGGGATGATGCGGCTCGTCGTCATCACCCGGGAGGAGTTTACGGCCGAGGAGCCGGAGACGATCCTCCGCCTGCTGGAGGGCGGGATCGAGCGCATCCACCTGCGCAAGCCGGGAGCCGCGGAGAAGGAGATGCGGCGCCTCATCGAGTCGCTGCCCGCGACGTGCTACCCGCACCTGAGCCTCCACGACCACCTGCCGCTGGCCGCTGAGTACGGGCTCGGGGGCGTGCATCTCAACGGCCGCAATCCGATACCGCCCGCCGAGTTCCGGGGCGTGGTCAGCCGTTCGTGCCACTCGCTGGCGGAACTCGAAGCCGCGGCTCCGACGACCGGTTACCGTTTTCTGAGCCCGATTTTCGACAGCATCTCGAAGAGCGGCTACCGTGCGGCATTTTCCGGGGAAGCGCTGTGCGAAGCTGCGGCTCAGGGGATTATCGACACGCGGACATTGGCGCTCGGGGGCGTGACACCCTCCCGCCTGCCACAGGTCCGGGCGTGGGGGTTCGGGGGTGCGGCGCTGCTGGGCTGCATCTGGCGCGACACCTCGGCGGCGGGACTGCGGCGCACGCTCGCCGAAATCGACAAATATAAAAAGGAATAACATGCTTCAATTCATCACACACCGGAACGGGCGTTACGACGAGATCTCCGGGACACGCGCCGTACTGGAAGGGGGCTGCCGCTGGGTGCAGCTCCGCATGAAGGATGCCCCGGACGAGGAGTTCCTGCGCGTGGGGCGCGAGGTGGGACGGCTGTGCCGGGAGTACGGTGCGACGTTTCTCGTAGACGACCGCGTGCATCTGGTCGCCGAGCTCGGGGCCGACGGCGTACACCTGGGCAAGCACGACATGCCCGTTTCGGAAGCCCGCCGACTGCTGCCCGCCGGGACGACCATCGGCGCGACGGCCAATACGTTCGAGGAGATCGCACGCGCCGCAGCGGCCGGGGCCGACTACATCGGACTGGGCCCGTTCCGCTTCACCGAGACCAAACGCAACCTGAGCCCGATCCTCGGGCTGGAGGGTTACCGGGCGATCTTCGAGCGGTGCCGCGCGGCGGGGATCACGCTTCCGGTGGTGGCCATCGGGGGGATCACGGCCGCGGACGTCGCAGCGATCCTCGACACGGGAGCCACGGGCAT from uncultured Alistipes sp. carries:
- the thiS gene encoding sulfur carrier protein ThiS: MEVFINRKPIGVEAPMSLDELLTREGIPSEGVAVAVNNRVVPRGEWAATPVEEGMKITVIRAVCGG
- a CDS encoding thiamine phosphate synthase, coding for MLQFITHRNGRYDEISGTRAVLEGGCRWVQLRMKDAPDEEFLRVGREVGRLCREYGATFLVDDRVHLVAELGADGVHLGKHDMPVSEARRLLPAGTTIGATANTFEEIARAAAAGADYIGLGPFRFTETKRNLSPILGLEGYRAIFERCRAAGITLPVVAIGGITAADVAAILDTGATGIALSGALLGAEDPAEETRKIMKILNHHKL
- a CDS encoding thiamine phosphate synthase is translated as MMRLVVITREEFTAEEPETILRLLEGGIERIHLRKPGAAEKEMRRLIESLPATCYPHLSLHDHLPLAAEYGLGGVHLNGRNPIPPAEFRGVVSRSCHSLAELEAAAPTTGYRFLSPIFDSISKSGYRAAFSGEALCEAAAQGIIDTRTLALGGVTPSRLPQVRAWGFGGAALLGCIWRDTSAAGLRRTLAEIDKYKKE